A genomic window from Aurantimicrobium photophilum includes:
- the cydC gene encoding thiol reductant ABC exporter subunit CydC has protein sequence MSGVKEVLRLAQPPLSKFAPGVIFGIFSAGAAVSLLAVSSWLITRAGDMPPIMYLNMAIVGVRFFALARASFRYVERLSSHDAAFRSLSTLRVAMYRRLVPLAPDGLARTRRGDLLSRLVADVDQLQDLPLRVIQPVVIALVVSLGSVIAVWMILPPAGFALLIALVFAGLVGTVLQSMLASGSDRALAGVRAQLDDTVMDVVSRLDVLSAFGALDGRMKDVARADRELRDVQLRRAVSSGAVAALLSLIAGLATLIALWISVPHLVFPADANETPGLGWGVFSGPYLAIVVLVPMAVFEVFQTLPQALGVWRAVKTSATRVAEVTPETIPSEIPREHMSLPMANLGSFDSLELSGVSASWPGAGSPALHPLSFTLRAGECLLVEGHSGSGKTTLAHVLVRFLDHSGQYAINGVDVRSLSVEQVRQYVGLVEQSPHMFSQSIRQNLLFAHPTANDQELMSALNRVGLSEWVTQRGGLDAQVGEKGALVSGGQAQRLGLARALLHDFPVLILDEPTANVDPGQADALMRDVLEASKSAHRAVIVISHVPVPDTLVTSKLTLN, from the coding sequence ATGAGTGGGGTGAAGGAAGTTCTCCGTTTAGCTCAACCTCCGTTGAGTAAATTTGCGCCAGGAGTTATTTTTGGCATTTTCTCTGCAGGAGCAGCTGTCTCTTTGCTAGCCGTCTCCTCTTGGTTGATCACTCGTGCCGGCGATATGCCCCCGATTATGTATTTGAATATGGCCATTGTGGGGGTTCGATTCTTTGCGCTCGCTCGAGCCTCATTCAGATATGTAGAACGGCTATCAAGCCACGATGCTGCATTCCGCTCACTCTCAACATTGCGAGTGGCGATGTATCGCCGATTAGTTCCGTTAGCGCCCGACGGGTTAGCGAGAACTCGTCGTGGAGATCTTCTTTCACGTCTCGTGGCAGATGTTGATCAACTCCAAGATCTCCCGCTTCGAGTTATTCAGCCTGTTGTGATCGCACTAGTGGTGAGCCTAGGAAGCGTGATTGCGGTCTGGATGATTTTGCCACCAGCTGGGTTCGCACTGCTCATCGCTCTCGTCTTCGCCGGTCTTGTGGGGACTGTGCTTCAATCGATGCTCGCCTCAGGATCAGACCGGGCATTAGCCGGTGTGAGAGCTCAGCTGGATGACACCGTGATGGATGTCGTGTCACGACTTGATGTGCTTTCAGCATTTGGGGCTTTGGATGGTCGCATGAAAGATGTTGCTCGAGCAGATCGTGAGCTCAGAGATGTTCAACTTCGTCGAGCGGTCTCATCGGGGGCTGTCGCGGCTTTACTTTCGCTGATTGCGGGTCTGGCAACACTCATTGCTCTGTGGATCAGCGTTCCACATCTTGTATTTCCCGCAGATGCCAATGAAACACCGGGTCTGGGCTGGGGTGTCTTCAGCGGCCCCTATTTAGCCATCGTTGTGCTAGTTCCGATGGCCGTCTTCGAGGTTTTCCAAACTTTGCCTCAAGCTTTGGGCGTCTGGCGAGCTGTGAAAACCAGTGCAACACGAGTTGCTGAGGTGACTCCAGAAACAATTCCTTCAGAAATCCCACGCGAACACATGTCACTGCCGATGGCAAACCTGGGAAGCTTTGACTCGCTCGAGTTATCTGGTGTGTCGGCGTCCTGGCCAGGGGCAGGCTCTCCGGCCCTTCATCCCCTCTCTTTCACTCTTCGCGCTGGAGAATGCTTGCTGGTGGAAGGCCACAGCGGTTCGGGAAAGACGACGCTTGCCCACGTGCTGGTTCGATTCCTTGATCATTCTGGCCAGTATGCGATCAACGGTGTTGATGTTCGCTCACTCTCAGTAGAACAAGTGCGGCAATACGTGGGATTGGTTGAACAATCACCTCACATGTTCTCTCAGTCCATCCGTCAAAATTTGCTCTTTGCACACCCCACTGCGAATGACCAAGAACTCATGAGCGCCTTGAACCGTGTGGGCTTATCAGAGTGGGTTACCCAGCGTGGGGGATTAGACGCACAGGTTGGTGAAAAGGGAGCTTTGGTATCTGGTGGCCAAGCGCAGCGTCTAGGTTTAGCGCGCGCACTGCTGCATGATTTCCCGGTTCTCATTTTGGACGAGCCCACAGCCAATGTTGATCCTGGTCAAGCCGATGCACTCATGCGGGACGTGCTAGAGGCAAGTAAATCAGCTCACCGCGCAGTCATTGTGATTTCTCACGTTCCTGTCCCCGACACATTAGTGACATCAAAACTGACTCTGAATTAG
- a CDS encoding sugar phosphate isomerase/epimerase family protein, translating to MIQVGMSASCVYPLACEDGFRFANLAGFDGVEVMVTREPVTQSVDGIKKLIDTYEMPVLSIHAPVLLLTHFVWGRDPQIKLEKSAELAANVGASTVVVHPPFRWQSTYAEKFLDIVRQTSENTGITIAVENMFPWKVRNSQMQAYAPGPDPRELDCDAITLDFSHAALSGHDSLELALEYGDRLRHVHLTDGSAAADDNRIFDEHLLPGYGKQPVAEVLQHLAAKDWDGHVVAEVNTRKAKTEEERLALLVETLEFARLHLGQNAPVSS from the coding sequence ATGATTCAAGTTGGTATGAGCGCATCCTGCGTATATCCCCTGGCCTGTGAAGATGGCTTCCGTTTCGCGAACCTTGCCGGCTTCGACGGTGTCGAGGTGATGGTCACTCGTGAGCCCGTCACGCAGAGTGTGGACGGCATCAAAAAGCTCATCGACACCTACGAGATGCCCGTGCTCTCTATCCATGCACCTGTGCTCTTGCTGACTCACTTTGTGTGGGGGCGGGATCCTCAGATCAAACTTGAAAAGTCTGCCGAATTAGCAGCCAACGTCGGTGCGAGCACCGTTGTGGTTCACCCACCCTTCCGCTGGCAATCCACCTATGCCGAGAAATTCCTCGACATCGTGCGCCAAACCAGCGAAAACACGGGCATCACCATCGCCGTGGAGAACATGTTCCCCTGGAAGGTGCGCAACTCACAGATGCAGGCCTATGCGCCAGGCCCTGATCCTCGTGAGCTCGACTGCGATGCCATTACCCTGGATTTCTCTCACGCAGCATTGTCCGGTCATGACAGCCTTGAGCTCGCGCTCGAATATGGTGACCGCCTGCGTCACGTGCACCTCACCGATGGCTCAGCAGCTGCCGACGACAACCGCATCTTCGATGAGCACCTGCTCCCCGGCTATGGCAAACAGCCTGTTGCAGAAGTTCTTCAGCACTTAGCTGCCAAGGACTGGGATGGTCACGTCGTTGCCGAGGTCAATACACGCAAGGCAAAGACCGAAGAAGAGCGCTTAGCTCTGCTGGTGGAAACGTTGGAGTTTGCCCGACTTCACTTGGGGCAAAACGCGCCAGTTTCTAGCTAG
- a CDS encoding acetolactate synthase large subunit yields MSTESLPTTTPAKASNAPVMTGAEAVVRTLELLGVTDVFGLPGGAILPVYDPLMDSKKLRHILVRHEQGAGHAAQGYASATGKTGVCIATSGPGATNLVTAIADAYMDSVPLLAITGQVFSHLMGTDAFQEADIVGITMPITKHSFLVTKAEDIPATIAAAYHIASTGRPGPVLVDITKDAQQAEAPFIWPAMLDLPGYRPVTKAHGKQIQAAADLIVEAKKPVFYVGGGIIRSGASKELLELVDLVGAPVVTTLMARGAFPDSHENNLGMPGMHGTVPAVLALQESDLLITLGARFDDRVTGKASLFAPNAKVIHVDIDPAEIGKIRAAEVPIVGDLKDVIADLVETYKATPAAKHADFSEWWSTLNSLRKEYPLGYSAPTDGLLAPQHIITRIGEMSGPEAIFASGVGQHQMWAAQFIKYNRPNSWLNSGGAGTMGYSVPAAMGAKVGEPDRVVWAIDGDGCFQMTNQELATCTINNIPIKVAIINNSSLGMVRQWQTLFYDGRYSNTDLNTGHDTIRVPDFVKLADAYGALGIRVTKEEEIDAAIKLALETNDRPVVIDFVVSADSMVWPMVPQGVSNSYVQYARDHAPTWDTDE; encoded by the coding sequence ATGTCTACGGAATCACTCCCCACCACGACGCCTGCCAAGGCGTCCAATGCACCTGTCATGACCGGCGCAGAAGCAGTCGTGCGCACCTTGGAACTCTTGGGTGTTACCGATGTGTTCGGTTTACCTGGCGGTGCCATCCTCCCGGTCTATGACCCACTGATGGACTCTAAGAAGTTGCGTCACATCTTGGTTCGCCACGAGCAGGGTGCTGGCCACGCTGCTCAGGGGTATGCCTCGGCAACTGGAAAGACCGGTGTCTGCATTGCGACCTCCGGTCCTGGTGCAACCAACCTTGTTACCGCCATTGCTGACGCCTACATGGACTCAGTTCCTCTGCTGGCTATCACGGGTCAGGTGTTCTCGCACCTGATGGGTACCGATGCGTTCCAGGAAGCTGACATCGTCGGAATCACAATGCCGATTACCAAGCACTCGTTCTTGGTCACCAAGGCTGAAGACATTCCCGCAACGATTGCTGCGGCGTATCACATTGCCTCGACAGGCCGTCCAGGTCCCGTTCTCGTCGACATCACCAAGGATGCTCAGCAAGCAGAAGCACCATTTATCTGGCCTGCCATGCTGGATCTTCCCGGTTACCGCCCGGTAACAAAGGCCCACGGCAAGCAGATTCAGGCCGCAGCGGATCTCATCGTGGAAGCCAAGAAGCCTGTCTTCTATGTCGGCGGTGGAATTATTCGTTCTGGCGCGTCCAAGGAGCTCTTGGAGCTCGTTGACCTCGTTGGTGCACCCGTTGTGACCACGTTGATGGCTCGTGGAGCATTCCCCGATAGCCACGAAAACAACCTCGGTATGCCCGGAATGCACGGAACTGTTCCTGCCGTGTTGGCACTGCAGGAATCTGATCTGCTCATTACCTTGGGTGCTCGTTTCGATGACCGTGTGACCGGAAAGGCGTCGTTGTTCGCACCGAACGCCAAGGTGATTCACGTTGACATTGACCCAGCTGAAATTGGCAAGATTCGTGCCGCTGAAGTTCCTATCGTGGGTGACCTCAAGGATGTCATTGCTGATCTCGTAGAGACCTACAAGGCAACCCCAGCGGCAAAGCACGCTGACTTCTCCGAATGGTGGAGCACCCTCAACTCGCTGCGCAAGGAATACCCCTTGGGTTACAGCGCACCAACCGACGGCTTGCTTGCCCCTCAGCACATCATCACCCGCATCGGTGAGATGTCCGGTCCAGAGGCCATCTTTGCTTCTGGCGTGGGCCAGCACCAGATGTGGGCTGCACAGTTCATCAAGTACAACCGCCCCAACTCCTGGCTGAACTCAGGTGGTGCAGGAACCATGGGTTACTCCGTGCCTGCAGCAATGGGTGCCAAGGTGGGCGAGCCTGACCGTGTGGTCTGGGCTATTGATGGCGATGGCTGCTTCCAGATGACCAACCAAGAGTTGGCTACCTGCACCATCAACAACATCCCCATCAAGGTGGCGATTATCAATAACTCGTCCCTGGGTATGGTTCGCCAGTGGCAGACCCTGTTCTATGACGGTCGCTACTCCAACACGGACTTGAACACTGGTCACGACACCATTCGTGTTCCTGACTTCGTCAAGCTTGCTGACGCCTATGGTGCTCTCGGCATCCGCGTCACCAAGGAAGAAGAAATTGATGCCGCTATCAAGCTGGCTCTTGAAACGAACGATCGCCCCGTGGTGATTGACTTCGTGGTGAGTGCTGACTCAATGGTGTGGCCCATGGTTCCGCAGGGAGTGAGCAACAGCTACGTTCAGTACGCCAGAGATCACGCGCCCACCTGGGACACGGACGAGTAG
- a CDS encoding MFS transporter, with protein MSNSSAPFQLRQAALPVYLPTLLFTAGEAAFIPIVPVIAQNVGANLATAGLVAGMLTLGIVIGDIPSGWIIARIGERMAMLWSTLIALIGGGLALAATNPFILGLGIFFIGLATSAFALARHAFLTTFVPFEYRARALSTLGGMFRAGAVMGPFLSAAVLAVTHTPLAAFWIMVIFTLGTGAVLLFMPDPEKTFGRAERMRDSTGHQVTSGELEVEQETIGLFSTIKKNWRVLARLGGASALVMALRSGRTVIFPLWAVSIGIKDSDTALIIGLATAIDFLLFFSSGQIMDKWGRLASIVPSMMVMSSALFVLSVSHDVSTNVFWFVATAFLFAVGNGIGSGILLTLASDLADKRNPAPFLGAWRFITDSGAALAPMGIAAITAALSLALASAITGVAGLVGVIMMLIYVPRFLPRNK; from the coding sequence ATGAGCAACTCCAGCGCCCCCTTTCAACTGCGACAAGCGGCGCTTCCGGTCTACCTGCCAACGCTGCTCTTTACGGCTGGCGAAGCAGCCTTCATTCCAATCGTTCCGGTCATTGCCCAGAATGTGGGAGCCAACCTCGCCACAGCAGGTTTGGTAGCAGGAATGCTCACCCTCGGCATCGTCATTGGAGATATTCCCAGCGGGTGGATCATCGCTCGCATCGGCGAGCGGATGGCCATGCTGTGGTCAACCCTCATTGCTCTCATCGGTGGCGGGCTGGCTCTAGCCGCGACAAATCCGTTCATCTTGGGCCTCGGTATTTTCTTCATCGGCCTGGCCACGAGTGCGTTTGCCCTAGCGCGGCATGCCTTTTTGACCACGTTTGTGCCCTTTGAGTACCGAGCTCGGGCCCTGTCCACGCTCGGTGGCATGTTTAGAGCCGGCGCCGTGATGGGGCCTTTCCTCAGTGCCGCAGTGCTTGCTGTGACTCACACTCCCCTGGCTGCGTTCTGGATCATGGTTATCTTCACGCTGGGCACTGGTGCTGTCTTGTTGTTTATGCCAGACCCTGAGAAAACCTTTGGTCGAGCTGAACGCATGCGTGACTCCACAGGTCACCAGGTCACCTCAGGTGAGCTGGAAGTTGAGCAAGAGACCATCGGTCTCTTCTCCACCATCAAGAAGAATTGGCGCGTTCTTGCCCGTTTGGGCGGTGCATCTGCGCTGGTGATGGCGCTGCGCTCTGGCCGAACAGTGATCTTTCCTCTGTGGGCTGTGAGTATCGGAATCAAAGATTCTGACACGGCACTGATTATTGGCTTGGCCACCGCCATTGACTTCTTGCTCTTCTTCTCAAGCGGTCAAATTATGGATAAATGGGGGCGTTTGGCCTCGATTGTGCCGTCCATGATGGTGATGTCCTCTGCTCTTTTCGTTCTGTCCGTCTCGCATGATGTGAGCACGAATGTGTTCTGGTTCGTGGCTACAGCGTTCTTGTTTGCCGTGGGAAATGGCATCGGCTCAGGAATCTTGCTCACCTTGGCGTCAGACCTCGCCGATAAACGAAACCCTGCACCTTTCCTTGGAGCATGGAGATTTATCACCGACTCCGGTGCTGCACTTGCCCCGATGGGAATTGCAGCCATCACTGCTGCGCTCTCTCTGGCTCTTGCATCTGCGATTACTGGAGTTGCTGGCCTCGTGGGAGTCATCATGATGTTGATCTACGTGCCACGCTTCTTGCCTCGAAACAAGTAG
- the prfB gene encoding peptide chain release factor 2, whose product MLDLDLSEQIRALRSTFADIRAVVDVDRLTAEISRLSELAEAPDLWDDTANAQKVTSELSHRQAELTTINSIEARLDDLEVLIELANEAGDEDSAKEAEAELLSITAILGELEVQTLLNGEYDSYPAVITIRSGAGGVDAADFAEMLLRMYLRWAEKHNYKVNVLDTSYAEEAGIKSATFEVDAPYAFGTLSVEAGTHRLVRMSPFNSAGKRQTSFAAVEVVPLMPESAAIEIPENDIRVDVFRSSGPGGQSVNTTDSAVRITHIPTGLVVSCQNEKSQIQNRAAAMRVLTSRLLLLQREEENAKKKELAGNITASWGDQMRSYVLAPYQMVKDLRSEYEVNNPSNVFDGDLDGFIAAGIRWRKSAETS is encoded by the coding sequence ATGCTTGACCTTGATCTCTCCGAGCAGATTCGTGCTCTGCGCTCCACGTTTGCGGACATTCGTGCTGTCGTCGACGTTGATCGCCTCACCGCTGAGATTTCCCGCCTGAGTGAATTAGCGGAAGCCCCTGATCTCTGGGATGACACCGCGAATGCTCAGAAAGTGACGAGTGAACTGAGCCACCGCCAGGCAGAACTCACCACAATCAACAGCATTGAAGCCCGTCTCGACGACCTCGAAGTGCTCATTGAGCTAGCCAATGAAGCTGGCGATGAAGACTCTGCCAAAGAAGCCGAAGCAGAATTGCTCAGCATCACCGCCATCTTGGGCGAGCTCGAAGTGCAGACTCTGCTCAACGGTGAATATGACTCCTATCCCGCCGTGATCACCATCCGTTCCGGTGCTGGTGGCGTGGACGCAGCTGACTTCGCTGAGATGCTGCTGCGCATGTATCTGCGCTGGGCAGAAAAGCACAACTACAAGGTCAACGTCCTTGACACGAGCTATGCCGAAGAAGCAGGAATCAAGTCTGCAACCTTCGAAGTGGATGCTCCCTACGCTTTTGGAACGCTTTCGGTTGAGGCAGGAACTCACCGTCTGGTGCGCATGAGCCCCTTCAACTCTGCGGGGAAGCGTCAGACCTCGTTTGCTGCGGTCGAAGTAGTGCCACTCATGCCCGAGTCAGCAGCCATTGAGATCCCAGAAAACGACATCCGTGTGGATGTGTTCCGATCCAGTGGTCCTGGTGGCCAGTCGGTGAACACCACCGACTCTGCTGTCCGCATCACTCACATTCCCACCGGTTTGGTGGTTAGCTGCCAGAACGAGAAGAGCCAGATTCAAAACCGCGCAGCGGCAATGCGTGTGCTCACTTCGCGTTTGCTGTTGTTGCAACGCGAAGAAGAGAACGCAAAGAAGAAAGAACTCGCCGGAAACATCACAGCCAGCTGGGGAGACCAGATGCGCAGCTACGTTCTAGCGCCCTACCAAATGGTCAAGGATCTGCGTTCGGAATACGAAGTGAATAACCCCTCGAACGTGTTCGACGGTGACCTCGACGGCTTTATTGCTGCGGGTATTCGCTGGAGAAAGTCAGCAGAAACTAGCTAG
- the ilvC gene encoding ketol-acid reductoisomerase — protein MTEIHYDKDADLELIKSKKVAVIGYGSQGHAHALNLHDSGVDVVVGLKANSKSIAKAEEAGLKVMTTAEAAAWGDVIVILAPDQFQRHLYADDIAPNLSAGKTLIFGHGFNIRYGYITAPSNVDVALVAPKGPGHTVRREYLAGRGVPVIVAVENDASGKAWDLAWSYSKAIGGLRAGGIKTTFTEETETDLFGEQAVLCGGASQLVMYGFETLVEAGYQPEIAYFEVLHELKLIVDLMWEGGIAKQRWSVSDTAEFGDYVSGPRVIDPSVKEHMKEVLADIQNGAFATRFINDQDAGAPEFLALRDKGAAHPIEATGRKLRELFAWRPQDKDYTEGSAAR, from the coding sequence GTGACTGAAATTCACTACGACAAGGACGCAGACCTCGAGCTCATCAAGAGCAAGAAGGTTGCTGTTATCGGTTACGGCTCACAGGGCCACGCACACGCACTCAACCTGCACGACTCCGGCGTTGACGTCGTCGTTGGCCTGAAGGCTAACTCGAAGTCGATTGCTAAGGCAGAAGAGGCTGGCCTCAAGGTCATGACCACTGCCGAAGCTGCTGCTTGGGGCGACGTTATCGTCATCCTTGCACCAGACCAGTTCCAGCGTCACCTCTACGCAGATGACATTGCTCCTAACCTCTCTGCAGGTAAGACCCTCATCTTCGGTCACGGTTTCAACATCCGTTACGGCTACATCACCGCTCCTTCGAACGTTGACGTTGCACTCGTAGCTCCTAAGGGCCCAGGCCACACCGTTCGTCGCGAGTACCTTGCAGGCCGTGGTGTTCCTGTCATCGTCGCTGTCGAGAACGACGCATCTGGCAAGGCATGGGACCTCGCATGGTCTTACTCCAAGGCAATCGGTGGTCTGCGTGCCGGTGGTATCAAGACCACCTTCACCGAGGAGACCGAAACTGACCTCTTCGGCGAGCAGGCTGTCCTCTGTGGTGGCGCTTCTCAGCTCGTGATGTACGGCTTCGAGACCCTCGTTGAGGCTGGCTACCAGCCTGAGATCGCGTACTTCGAGGTTCTGCACGAGCTCAAGCTCATTGTTGACCTCATGTGGGAAGGTGGCATCGCCAAGCAGCGTTGGTCGGTTTCCGACACTGCAGAGTTCGGTGACTACGTTTCCGGTCCTCGCGTGATCGACCCTTCGGTCAAGGAGCACATGAAGGAAGTTCTCGCAGACATCCAGAACGGTGCATTCGCAACCCGCTTCATCAACGACCAGGACGCTGGAGCTCCCGAGTTCCTCGCCCTCCGCGACAAGGGTGCAGCGCACCCCATCGAGGCAACCGGTCGCAAGCTGCGCGAGCTCTTCGCATGGCGTCCACAGGACAAGGACTACACCGAGGGTTCTGCCGCTCGCTAG
- the ilvN gene encoding acetolactate synthase small subunit, translating into MSTHILSLLVEDKPGLLTRVAGLFARRGFNIESLAVGHSEIEGLSRITVVVDVENLPLEQITKQLNKLVNVIKIVELDPEQSVAREHMLIKVRVDNSTRSQVLEAVSLFRARVVDVATDALVIEVTGNSAKISAFLKVLEPYGIKELAQSGLLAIGRGSKSITERVFKN; encoded by the coding sequence ATGAGCACACACATTTTGAGCCTCCTCGTTGAGGACAAGCCAGGTCTGTTGACCCGCGTTGCTGGTCTGTTCGCCCGCCGCGGCTTCAACATTGAATCTCTAGCTGTGGGACACAGCGAGATTGAAGGTCTCTCACGCATCACCGTGGTGGTGGATGTGGAGAACCTTCCCCTCGAACAGATCACCAAGCAGCTCAACAAGCTGGTCAACGTGATCAAGATTGTGGAACTCGATCCTGAGCAGTCTGTTGCCAGAGAGCACATGCTGATCAAGGTTCGCGTCGACAACTCCACACGTTCACAGGTACTCGAAGCAGTGTCACTGTTCCGCGCACGTGTTGTGGACGTTGCCACCGATGCCCTCGTCATTGAGGTCACCGGTAACTCAGCAAAGATCTCTGCATTCCTCAAGGTTCTCGAGCCTTATGGAATCAAGGAACTCGCACAGTCTGGTCTGCTGGCTATCGGTCGCGGTAGCAAGTCAATCACCGAGCGCGTGTTCAAGAACTAG
- the ilvD gene encoding dihydroxy-acid dehydratase, which translates to MPENDMKPRSRDVTDGIEKAASRGMLRAVGMGDEDWSKPQIGVASSWNEITPCNLSLDRLAQASKEGVHSGGGYPLQFGTVSVSDGISMGHEGMHFSLVSREVIADSVETVMQAERLDGSVLLAGCDKSLPGMLMAAARLDLASVFLYAGSIAPGWVRLSDGTEKNVTIIDAFEAVGACKAGTMSEEDLDRIERAICPGEGACGGMYTANTMASVAEALGMSLPGSAAPPSADRRRDYFAHRSGEAVVNLIRQGITARDIMTKKAFENAIAVVMAFGGSTNAVLHLLAIAREAEVDLTLEDFNRIADKVPHIGDLKPFGQYVMNDVDRVGGVPVVMKALLDAGLLHGDALTVTGKTLAENLAEMNLLPLDGEVIRTLDNPIHATGGISILHGSLAPEGAVVKTAGFDLEVFEGPARVFERERSAMDALTEGNIKKGDIVLIRYEGPKGGPGMREMLAITAAIKGAGLGKDVLLLTDGRFSGGTTGLCIGHIAPEAVDGGPVALVRDGDLIRVDIAARTLDLLVDESELEARRIGWAPLPPRYTRGVLAKYAKLVHSASEGAITG; encoded by the coding sequence ATGCCAGAAAACGACATGAAGCCCCGTAGTCGCGACGTAACAGACGGTATCGAGAAAGCTGCCTCGCGCGGCATGCTCCGTGCTGTCGGCATGGGAGATGAAGACTGGAGTAAGCCCCAGATTGGTGTGGCGAGTTCCTGGAACGAGATCACTCCCTGCAACCTCAGTCTTGACCGCCTGGCACAGGCATCCAAGGAAGGTGTCCACTCTGGTGGTGGCTACCCTCTCCAGTTTGGAACCGTGTCCGTTTCTGACGGTATTTCCATGGGTCACGAGGGTATGCACTTCTCCCTGGTTTCCCGTGAAGTAATTGCTGACTCTGTTGAAACCGTCATGCAGGCAGAGCGCCTCGATGGTTCAGTTCTCCTGGCCGGTTGCGACAAATCGCTTCCTGGCATGTTGATGGCTGCAGCTCGTCTCGACTTGGCCTCCGTATTCCTCTATGCCGGATCTATTGCTCCCGGTTGGGTTCGTCTCTCCGACGGCACCGAAAAGAACGTCACCATCATTGATGCTTTCGAAGCTGTGGGCGCCTGCAAGGCAGGCACCATGAGCGAGGAAGACCTCGACCGCATTGAGCGCGCCATCTGCCCAGGTGAAGGTGCGTGTGGCGGTATGTACACCGCGAACACCATGGCTTCGGTTGCAGAAGCACTCGGAATGAGCCTTCCCGGCTCGGCAGCGCCACCAAGTGCCGACCGCCGTCGTGACTACTTCGCACACCGTTCCGGTGAAGCAGTTGTCAACCTGATTCGCCAGGGCATCACCGCTCGCGACATCATGACCAAGAAGGCGTTCGAGAACGCTATCGCTGTGGTCATGGCCTTCGGTGGATCCACCAACGCTGTTCTGCACCTGCTTGCCATTGCTCGCGAAGCAGAGGTTGACCTCACCCTCGAAGACTTCAATCGCATTGCCGACAAGGTTCCTCACATCGGTGACCTCAAGCCTTTCGGTCAGTACGTCATGAACGACGTTGACCGCGTGGGTGGTGTTCCTGTTGTGATGAAGGCCCTGCTTGACGCAGGCCTGCTTCACGGTGATGCTCTGACCGTGACCGGTAAGACTCTGGCTGAGAACCTCGCTGAGATGAACCTGCTTCCTCTCGATGGTGAAGTTATTCGCACCCTCGACAACCCCATTCACGCAACCGGTGGTATCTCGATCCTTCACGGTTCACTTGCTCCTGAGGGCGCAGTGGTGAAGACCGCAGGCTTTGACCTCGAAGTATTTGAAGGTCCAGCTCGCGTGTTTGAGCGCGAACGTTCAGCAATGGATGCCCTCACCGAAGGCAACATCAAGAAGGGCGACATCGTCCTCATTCGCTACGAAGGCCCCAAGGGTGGACCCGGTATGCGTGAGATGTTGGCCATCACCGCAGCTATCAAGGGTGCGGGACTGGGTAAAGATGTTCTACTATTGACAGACGGACGATTCTCAGGCGGCACAACCGGACTGTGTATCGGACATATAGCTCCCGAGGCTGTTGACGGTGGACCCGTCGCCCTCGTGCGCGATGGTGATCTCATACGGGTCGATATCGCAGCTCGGACGCTCGACCTACTCGTCGACGAATCAGAGCTCGAAGCCCGCCGAATCGGCTGGGCTCCGCTCCCTCCGCGTTACACCCGCGGTGTACTGGCAAAGTACGCCAAGCTGGTGCACTCCGCATCTGAGGGTGCGATTACTGGGTAA